One genomic window of Geodermatophilus sp. DSM 44513 includes the following:
- the tsaE gene encoding tRNA (adenosine(37)-N6)-threonylcarbamoyltransferase complex ATPase subunit type 1 TsaE: protein MRREHLLPTPADTRALGAALAALLRAGDLVVLVGPLGAGKTALTQGIGEALGVREPVTSPTFVIARVHRGGRLPLVHVDAYRLGGVADVDDLDLDVTVADSVTVVEWGQGLVEQLTDEHLEVRLDRREDDVRTAVLVPHGPGWEQRLDGADR from the coding sequence GTGAGGCGCGAGCACCTGCTGCCCACCCCGGCCGACACCCGGGCGCTCGGCGCCGCACTGGCCGCGCTGCTGCGTGCTGGTGACCTCGTCGTGCTGGTCGGCCCGCTGGGCGCGGGCAAGACCGCGCTGACCCAGGGCATCGGGGAGGCGCTCGGCGTACGCGAGCCGGTCACCTCGCCGACGTTCGTCATCGCCCGGGTGCACCGCGGCGGCCGGCTGCCGCTGGTGCACGTCGACGCCTACCGGCTCGGCGGGGTCGCCGACGTCGACGACCTGGACCTCGACGTGACGGTCGCCGACTCCGTCACCGTCGTGGAGTGGGGGCAGGGGCTGGTGGAGCAGCTGACCGACGAGCACCTGGAGGTGCGCCTGGACCGCCGCGAGGACGACGTCCGGACGGCGGTGCTGGTGCCGCACGGCCCGGGCTGGGAGCAGCGGCTGGACGGTGCCGACCGGTGA
- the rimI gene encoding ribosomal protein S18-alanine N-acetyltransferase, with amino-acid sequence MSVRLRPMRLADLDTVLELEEQLFAPDTWTRAMYRDELARTDTRNYLVAEEDDRVVGYAGLIAYADEAHVATIGVAAGRQGEGIGALLLDALLTEADRRSPVVLLEVRADNEVAQGLYRRRGFTEAGRRPRYYQPSGTDAVVMRRERR; translated from the coding sequence TTGAGCGTCCGCCTGCGGCCGATGCGGCTGGCCGACCTGGACACCGTGCTGGAGCTGGAGGAGCAGCTGTTCGCCCCGGACACCTGGACCCGCGCCATGTACCGCGACGAGCTGGCCCGCACCGACACCCGGAACTACCTGGTCGCCGAGGAGGACGACCGGGTCGTCGGCTACGCCGGGCTGATCGCCTACGCCGACGAGGCGCACGTGGCCACCATCGGCGTCGCCGCGGGCCGGCAGGGAGAGGGCATCGGGGCCCTGCTGCTCGACGCGCTGCTCACCGAGGCCGACCGGCGCAGTCCGGTGGTGCTGCTGGAGGTGCGCGCGGACAACGAGGTGGCCCAGGGGCTGTACCGGCGGCGCGGGTTCACCGAGGCCGGCCGGCGGCCGCGCTACTACCAGCCCAGCGGCACGGACGCCGTCGTCATGAGGAGGGAGCGCCGGTGA
- a CDS encoding GNAT family N-acetyltransferase, which translates to MLRAVHLADGYPGRWPADPAAWLDPPDTAEAWVAERAGAVTGHVVVTRAPDGLAAVTRLFVAPDARGHGLGAVLLDVVRGWAGAARTGLVLDVVDGAAAAVGLYERQGWSLVGTRPADWTTPAGTRPLLRTYRAPAARS; encoded by the coding sequence GTGCTGAGGGCCGTCCACCTCGCTGACGGCTACCCCGGGCGCTGGCCGGCCGACCCGGCTGCCTGGCTGGACCCGCCGGACACCGCGGAGGCCTGGGTCGCCGAGCGGGCCGGCGCCGTGACCGGGCACGTGGTCGTGACCCGGGCCCCGGACGGCCTGGCCGCGGTCACCCGGCTGTTCGTCGCCCCGGACGCGCGGGGACACGGGCTGGGCGCCGTGCTGCTGGACGTCGTCCGCGGCTGGGCCGGCGCCGCGCGCACCGGCCTGGTGCTGGACGTCGTCGACGGTGCGGCCGCCGCCGTCGGGTTGTACGAGCGGCAGGGCTGGTCCCTGGTCGGCACCCGGCCGGCCGACTGGACGACACCGGCGGGCACCCGCCCGCTGCTCCGCACCTACCGCGCGCCGGCCGCCCGGTCCTGA
- a CDS encoding response regulator transcription factor, whose protein sequence is MIDDRMRGPGHGTTTVWVYDERRRVRDDIAGRLVALPFVGRVEVVGEPAALMARLATRQPDVLLIGTQRATDSGLTVATQALRVNPRLPVLVLGAPDDGETVRAAVAAGARGYLRWDATALEMGLGLSRVGLRVDGRGPAPAIPAQPVPLASVGAATAPSWGGASPLTGGAPTTVRSTVREPAPVSLSMREMQVLTGMSQGKSNAQIGRELYLSEDTIKTHARRLFRKLGAKDRAEAVATGFRRGMMT, encoded by the coding sequence GTGATCGACGACAGGATGCGCGGACCCGGCCACGGGACCACGACGGTGTGGGTCTACGACGAACGCCGGCGGGTGCGCGACGACATCGCGGGCCGGCTGGTGGCCCTGCCGTTCGTCGGCCGGGTGGAGGTCGTCGGTGAGCCGGCCGCGCTCATGGCCCGGCTGGCCACCCGCCAGCCCGACGTCCTGCTCATCGGCACCCAGCGCGCCACGGACTCCGGGCTGACCGTCGCCACCCAGGCGCTGCGGGTCAACCCGCGGCTGCCGGTGCTGGTCCTCGGCGCCCCCGACGACGGCGAGACCGTCCGGGCCGCGGTCGCGGCCGGTGCCCGCGGCTACCTGCGCTGGGACGCCACCGCGCTGGAGATGGGCCTGGGTCTGTCGCGGGTCGGCCTGCGGGTCGACGGGCGGGGTCCCGCGCCGGCCATCCCGGCCCAGCCGGTGCCGCTGGCGTCGGTCGGTGCCGCCACGGCGCCGTCCTGGGGCGGTGCCAGCCCGCTGACCGGTGGCGCGCCCACCACGGTGCGCTCGACGGTGCGCGAGCCCGCGCCGGTCAGCCTGTCCATGCGCGAGATGCAGGTGCTCACCGGCATGAGCCAGGGCAAGAGCAACGCCCAGATCGGCCGGGAGCTCTACCTGTCCGAGGACACCATCAAGACCCACGCCCGCCGGCTGTTCCGCAAGCTCGGCGCCAAGGACCGCGCCGAGGCGGTGGCCACCGGCTTCCGCCGCGGCATGATGACCTGA
- the tsaB gene encoding tRNA (adenosine(37)-N6)-threonylcarbamoyltransferase complex dimerization subunit type 1 TsaB, whose product MLVLALDTATPTLVAGLARWSADGAEVLAERAVPSGTRHAELLTGTVTDVLRDAGVTLADVAAVVTGLGPGPFTGLRVGVVTAAALADARGLPAVGVCSLDAVGSGARTVVTDARRREVYWAAYDPDGTRSDGPGVLRPEELAPAGPVVGDARFAERLGVEVTPAEVTTAGLLRAAAAQLADPPSAAPLVPLYLRRPDAVPPASHKPVTTA is encoded by the coding sequence GTGCTCGTCCTCGCCCTCGACACCGCCACGCCGACGCTGGTCGCCGGCCTCGCGCGGTGGTCGGCGGACGGTGCCGAGGTGCTCGCCGAGCGGGCGGTGCCCTCGGGCACCCGGCACGCCGAGCTGCTCACCGGCACGGTCACCGACGTGCTGCGGGACGCCGGCGTGACACTGGCCGACGTGGCCGCCGTCGTCACCGGCCTGGGCCCCGGCCCGTTCACCGGCCTGCGCGTCGGGGTGGTCACCGCCGCCGCGCTGGCCGACGCCCGCGGGCTGCCGGCCGTGGGGGTGTGCTCGCTGGACGCGGTGGGCTCCGGTGCCCGCACGGTGGTCACCGACGCCCGACGCCGGGAGGTCTACTGGGCCGCCTACGACCCGGACGGGACACGCAGCGACGGGCCGGGGGTGCTGCGCCCGGAGGAGCTGGCGCCGGCCGGCCCGGTCGTGGGGGACGCCCGGTTCGCCGAGCGGCTCGGCGTCGAGGTCACCCCCGCCGAGGTGACCACGGCCGGACTGCTCCGGGCCGCGGCGGCGCAGCTGGCCGACCCGCCGTCCGCCGCACCGCTGGTGCCGCTCTACCTGCGCCGTCCGGACGCCGTCCCGCCGGCGTCCCACAAGCCGGTGACCACCGCTTGA
- a CDS encoding GNAT family N-acetyltransferase — MSGGRPRVEVRQLPGPVLAALADGDLAAAGAGSPVPLPPSFAGPRWAPVWRLRAEQVTADPGSAAWVTGVVWDPDRRLTVGRAGFHGPPDARGMVEVGYEVLPEHRRRGYARAALAALLDRARREPDVRVVRVSIAPDNAASLAVVAPFGFRRVGEQVDEEDGPETVFELDLP, encoded by the coding sequence GTGAGCGGCGGTCGCCCGCGGGTCGAGGTCCGCCAGCTCCCCGGCCCGGTGCTCGCCGCGCTGGCCGACGGTGACCTGGCCGCCGCGGGCGCCGGCTCGCCCGTGCCGCTGCCGCCGTCGTTCGCCGGCCCGCGGTGGGCGCCGGTGTGGCGGCTGCGGGCCGAGCAGGTCACGGCCGACCCCGGGTCCGCCGCGTGGGTGACCGGGGTCGTCTGGGACCCCGACCGGCGGCTGACCGTCGGCCGCGCCGGGTTCCACGGCCCGCCCGACGCCCGCGGCATGGTCGAGGTGGGCTACGAGGTCCTGCCCGAGCACCGGCGCCGGGGCTACGCGCGGGCCGCCCTGGCTGCGCTGCTCGACCGCGCCCGGCGCGAACCGGACGTCCGGGTGGTCCGGGTGTCCATCGCGCCGGACAACGCCGCGTCGCTGGCCGTGGTGGCGCCCTTCGGCTTCCGCCGGGTGGGGGAGCAGGTGGACGAGGAGGACGGTCCGGAGACGGTCTTCGAGCTCGACCTCCCCTGA
- the groES gene encoding co-chaperone GroES, whose protein sequence is MTTATKVNIKPLEDRVVVQANEAETTTASGLVIPDTAKEKPQEGTVVAVGPGRVDDNGNRVPLDVSVGDVVIYSKYGGTEVKYAGEEYLVLSARDLLAVVEK, encoded by the coding sequence GTGACGACCGCTACCAAGGTCAACATCAAGCCGCTGGAGGACCGTGTCGTGGTCCAGGCCAACGAGGCCGAGACCACCACCGCCTCCGGCCTGGTCATCCCGGACACCGCCAAGGAGAAGCCGCAGGAGGGCACGGTCGTGGCCGTGGGCCCCGGTCGCGTCGACGACAACGGCAACCGCGTCCCGCTCGACGTCTCCGTCGGCGACGTGGTCATCTACTCCAAGTACGGCGGCACCGAGGTCAAGTACGCCGGCGAGGAGTACCTCGTGCTCTCCGCGCGCGACCTGCTCGCCGTCGTCGAGAAGTAG
- a CDS encoding DUF5319 family protein — protein sequence MSSWDDASGSADQPAPPPLTMEERAGVLDDLAELEVFRTLLEPTGIKGIVVDCPDCEEEHHVDWALMQANLRQLLEEGQTGRHEPPFDPDPDDYVSWDYASGYADGIAAVADREEPGGEGRGGRHARDD from the coding sequence GTGAGTTCTTGGGACGACGCCTCCGGCTCCGCCGACCAGCCGGCTCCTCCGCCGCTGACGATGGAGGAGCGGGCCGGTGTCCTCGACGACCTCGCCGAGCTGGAGGTGTTCCGGACGCTGCTGGAGCCCACCGGCATCAAGGGCATCGTCGTCGACTGCCCGGACTGCGAGGAGGAGCACCACGTCGACTGGGCGCTCATGCAGGCCAACCTCCGCCAGCTGCTCGAGGAGGGCCAGACCGGCCGGCACGAGCCGCCGTTCGACCCCGACCCCGACGACTACGTCAGCTGGGACTACGCCAGCGGCTACGCCGACGGCATCGCCGCGGTGGCCGACCGCGAGGAGCCCGGTGGCGAGGGCCGTGGCGGCCGGCACGCCCGCGACGACTGA
- the groL gene encoding chaperonin GroEL (60 kDa chaperone family; promotes refolding of misfolded polypeptides especially under stressful conditions; forms two stacked rings of heptamers to form a barrel-shaped 14mer; ends can be capped by GroES; misfolded proteins enter the barrel where they are refolded when GroES binds) gives MAKIIKFNEDARRSLERGVDKLADAVKVTLGPRGRNVVLDKKFGAPTITNDGVTIAREVELEDPYEDLGAQLAKNVATKTNDVAGDGTTTATVLAQALVHEGMRNVAAGASPTALGAGMRAAADAVSAALDEVAIPVADQAAIAGVATVSAQDAEVGELIGQAMEKVGKDGVITVEEATTLSTELDVTEGVQFDKGYLSPYFVTDPEAMEAVLEDALVLLVQGKVGALADLLPLLEKVLSTGSRPLLIVAEDVEGEALSTLVVNSIRKTIKAVAVKSPYFGDRRKAFMTDLAVVTGGQVVSEDVGLTLDQVGLEVLGTARRVTVTKDDTTIVDGGGTREAIGDRVAQIRREIEATDSDWDREKLQERLAKLAGGIGVIRVGAATEVEMKEKKHRIEDAIAATRAAVEEGVVPGGGSALVHAAAAVDALDLSGDELTGARVVRSALDAPLVRIAENAGFEGRVVVARVREAGAGQGFNAATGEYGDLAAQGVIDPVKVTKAALGNAVSIAAMVLTTDSAVVEAPKEEPAGAGHHTHGHSHGHGHSH, from the coding sequence ATGGCCAAGATCATCAAGTTCAACGAGGACGCCCGCCGCTCGCTCGAGCGCGGCGTGGACAAGCTGGCCGACGCGGTCAAGGTGACCCTCGGCCCGCGCGGGCGCAACGTCGTCCTCGACAAGAAGTTCGGCGCCCCCACCATCACCAACGACGGCGTCACCATCGCCCGCGAGGTCGAGCTCGAGGACCCCTACGAGGACCTCGGCGCCCAGCTGGCCAAGAACGTCGCCACCAAGACCAACGACGTCGCCGGCGACGGCACCACCACCGCCACCGTGCTGGCCCAGGCGCTGGTGCACGAGGGCATGCGCAACGTCGCCGCGGGCGCCAGCCCGACCGCGCTCGGCGCCGGCATGCGCGCGGCCGCCGACGCGGTGTCGGCGGCCCTCGACGAGGTCGCCATCCCGGTCGCCGACCAGGCGGCCATCGCCGGTGTCGCGACCGTCTCCGCCCAGGACGCCGAGGTCGGCGAGCTCATCGGGCAGGCCATGGAGAAGGTCGGCAAGGACGGCGTCATCACCGTCGAGGAGGCCACCACCCTCTCGACCGAGCTCGATGTGACCGAGGGCGTGCAGTTCGACAAGGGCTACCTCTCGCCGTACTTCGTCACCGACCCCGAGGCGATGGAGGCCGTCCTCGAGGACGCGCTCGTCCTGCTCGTGCAGGGCAAGGTCGGCGCGCTGGCCGACCTGCTGCCGCTGCTGGAGAAGGTGCTGTCCACCGGCAGCCGCCCCCTGCTGATCGTCGCCGAGGACGTCGAGGGCGAGGCGCTGTCCACCCTGGTCGTCAACTCCATCCGCAAGACGATCAAGGCCGTCGCGGTCAAGTCGCCGTACTTCGGTGACCGCCGCAAGGCCTTCATGACCGACCTCGCCGTCGTCACCGGCGGCCAGGTGGTCAGCGAGGACGTCGGCCTCACGCTCGACCAGGTGGGTCTGGAGGTGCTCGGCACCGCCCGCCGGGTCACCGTCACCAAGGACGACACCACGATCGTCGACGGCGGCGGCACCCGGGAGGCCATCGGCGACCGGGTGGCGCAGATCCGCCGCGAGATCGAGGCGACGGACTCCGACTGGGACCGCGAGAAGCTCCAGGAGCGGCTGGCCAAGCTCGCCGGCGGCATCGGCGTCATCCGCGTCGGCGCGGCCACCGAGGTGGAGATGAAGGAGAAGAAGCACCGCATCGAGGACGCCATCGCCGCCACCCGCGCCGCGGTGGAGGAGGGTGTCGTCCCCGGTGGCGGGTCGGCGCTGGTGCACGCGGCCGCGGCCGTGGACGCCCTCGACCTCTCCGGCGACGAGCTGACCGGCGCCCGCGTGGTCCGCAGCGCGCTGGACGCCCCGCTGGTGCGCATCGCGGAGAACGCCGGCTTCGAGGGGCGGGTCGTCGTGGCCCGCGTCCGCGAGGCCGGTGCCGGTCAGGGCTTCAACGCCGCGACCGGCGAGTACGGCGACCTGGCCGCCCAGGGCGTCATCGACCCGGTCAAGGTCACGAAGGCCGCGCTGGGCAACGCCGTGTCGATCGCCGCCATGGTGCTCACCACGGACTCCGCCGTCGTCGAGGCGCCGAAGGAGGAGCCGGCCGGGGCCGGGCACCACACCCACGGCCACTCGCACGGCCACGGGCACAGCCACTGA
- the tsaD gene encoding tRNA (adenosine(37)-N6)-threonylcarbamoyltransferase complex transferase subunit TsaD, producing MSEPLVLGFETSCDETGVGLVRGRTLLSDALATSVAEHERFGGVVPEIASRAHLEAMVPTVHRALAEAGVRAADVDAVAVTAGPGLTGALLVGLAAAKAYALALDVPLYGVNHLAAHVAVDELQHGALAEPSIALLVSGGHSSLLLVPDLAREVRSLGRTVDDAAGEAFDKVARVLGLPFPGGPPIDRAAREGDPAAIAFPRGLTGPRDAPYDFSFSGLKTAVARWVEARQRAGEPVPVADVAASFQEAVADVLTRKAVRACRDTGVDHLVLGGGVAANSRLRALAEERCAAAGIVLRVPSPRLCTDNGAMVAALGSRLVEAGVAPSAPDVGADSSLPIDVVTR from the coding sequence GTGAGCGAGCCGCTCGTCCTGGGGTTCGAGACCTCCTGCGACGAGACCGGCGTCGGCCTGGTGCGGGGCCGGACGCTGCTGTCCGACGCGCTGGCCACCTCGGTCGCCGAGCACGAGCGCTTCGGTGGGGTGGTGCCGGAGATCGCCTCGCGGGCGCACCTGGAGGCGATGGTGCCGACCGTGCACCGCGCGCTGGCGGAGGCCGGGGTGCGCGCCGCCGACGTCGACGCCGTGGCGGTGACCGCCGGGCCGGGGCTGACCGGGGCGCTGCTGGTCGGGCTGGCCGCGGCCAAGGCGTACGCGCTGGCCCTCGACGTGCCGCTGTACGGCGTCAACCACCTGGCCGCGCACGTCGCCGTCGACGAGCTGCAGCACGGGGCGCTCGCCGAGCCGTCGATCGCGCTGCTGGTCTCCGGCGGGCACAGCTCGCTGCTGCTGGTGCCCGACCTGGCCCGGGAGGTGCGGTCGCTGGGCCGCACCGTCGACGACGCGGCGGGGGAGGCCTTCGACAAGGTCGCCCGCGTGCTCGGCCTGCCCTTCCCCGGTGGCCCGCCGATCGACCGGGCCGCGCGCGAGGGCGACCCCGCGGCGATCGCCTTCCCCCGCGGGCTCACCGGACCCCGCGACGCCCCCTACGACTTCTCCTTCTCCGGGCTGAAGACCGCCGTCGCCCGCTGGGTGGAGGCCCGGCAGCGGGCGGGGGAGCCGGTGCCGGTGGCCGACGTCGCGGCGTCGTTCCAGGAGGCGGTGGCCGACGTGCTGACCCGCAAGGCCGTGCGCGCCTGCCGGGACACCGGCGTGGACCACCTGGTGCTCGGCGGCGGGGTGGCGGCCAACTCGCGGCTGCGCGCGCTGGCCGAGGAGCGCTGCGCCGCGGCCGGGATCGTGCTGCGGGTGCCCAGCCCGCGGCTGTGCACCGACAACGGCGCGATGGTGGCCGCGCTGGGCTCCCGGCTGGTCGAGGCGGGGGTGGCGCCGTCCGCCCCGGACGTCGGCGCGGACAGCTCCCTGCCGATCGACGTCGTCACCCGCTGA
- a CDS encoding WhiB family transcriptional regulator, which translates to MADIRRLPTPVAEVWDWQLHGACRGESTALFFHPDGERGPARARRQTAAKAVCGRCPVLESCLKHALSVREPYGVWGGMSEEERARLIAAEPAAVAAGV; encoded by the coding sequence ATGGCCGACATCCGCCGCCTGCCCACCCCCGTCGCCGAGGTCTGGGACTGGCAGCTGCACGGCGCGTGCCGCGGGGAGAGCACCGCTCTCTTCTTCCACCCGGACGGCGAACGTGGCCCGGCTCGGGCCCGTCGTCAGACGGCCGCCAAGGCGGTGTGCGGGCGCTGCCCGGTCCTGGAGTCCTGCCTCAAGCACGCGCTGTCGGTGCGCGAGCCCTACGGGGTCTGGGGCGGCATGAGCGAGGAGGAGCGGGCCCGGCTGATCGCCGCGGAGCCCGCCGCGGTCGCCGCGGGGGTCTGA
- a CDS encoding THUMP-like domain-containing protein, whose amino-acid sequence MTTVDDLRWLRTPEGTAAVARAAALLDGGSDLLGGLTRLRSEVGPEHAGPAWELARLRARARPVFGADADVLFLTADTLEQAGRPALAARRATRLLADGTDSAVDLGCAAGTDTVALARAGARVLAVDRDPLARELTAANAAALGVDDDVWVVAGDAIDLVDAARGGEVAGCAAAVLDPARRAGGRRQLDPDRWSPPWSTVAALLDRVPRAVVKVAPGLDHDRVPAGVEAEWVSVGGSIVEALLWGRGVSATWRRATVVRGDTVHELTADADPGAADSGPVRGWLHEPDPAVIRSGLVSLVAADLGATLVDPTIAYLTSGAAAGSPWVSSYRVDEVLPFHLKRLRALLRARGVGRVVVKKRGSAIEPETLARQLRGPGSGTATVVLTRVAGAPSALVCDVHQSPMSR is encoded by the coding sequence ATGACGACCGTCGACGACCTCCGCTGGCTGCGCACCCCCGAGGGGACGGCGGCCGTGGCGCGGGCGGCCGCCCTGCTGGACGGCGGCAGCGATCTGCTCGGCGGGCTGACCCGGCTGCGGTCGGAGGTCGGACCCGAGCACGCCGGCCCGGCCTGGGAGCTGGCCCGGCTGCGCGCCCGCGCCCGGCCGGTCTTCGGCGCCGACGCCGACGTCCTGTTCCTCACCGCGGACACCCTCGAGCAGGCCGGCCGTCCCGCGCTGGCCGCCCGCCGCGCCACCCGGCTGCTCGCCGACGGCACCGACTCCGCCGTCGACCTGGGCTGCGCCGCCGGTACCGACACGGTCGCGCTGGCCCGGGCCGGGGCGCGGGTGCTGGCCGTCGACCGCGACCCGCTGGCCAGGGAGCTGACCGCCGCCAACGCCGCGGCGCTCGGCGTGGACGACGACGTCTGGGTGGTGGCCGGCGACGCCATCGACCTGGTGGACGCCGCCCGCGGCGGGGAGGTGGCCGGGTGCGCCGCCGCCGTCCTGGACCCCGCACGCCGGGCCGGCGGACGGCGGCAGCTGGACCCCGACCGCTGGTCCCCGCCCTGGTCGACGGTCGCCGCGCTGCTGGACCGGGTGCCGCGCGCGGTGGTCAAGGTGGCCCCTGGGCTGGACCACGACCGGGTGCCGGCCGGGGTCGAGGCGGAGTGGGTGTCGGTGGGCGGGTCGATCGTGGAGGCGCTGCTGTGGGGCCGGGGCGTCTCGGCGACCTGGCGGCGGGCGACGGTGGTGCGCGGCGACACGGTGCACGAGCTGACCGCCGACGCCGACCCGGGCGCCGCTGACAGCGGACCGGTGCGGGGCTGGCTGCACGAGCCGGACCCGGCGGTGATCCGCTCCGGGCTGGTCTCGCTGGTCGCCGCCGACCTCGGCGCCACCCTGGTCGACCCGACCATCGCCTACCTGACCTCCGGCGCGGCGGCCGGCTCCCCGTGGGTGTCGTCGTACCGGGTCGACGAGGTGCTGCCGTTCCACCTGAAGAGGCTCCGGGCCCTGCTGCGGGCGCGCGGCGTCGGGCGGGTGGTGGTGAAGAAGCGCGGCTCGGCGATCGAGCCGGAGACCCTCGCCCGCCAGCTGCGCGGCCCGGGTTCGGGGACGGCGACCGTCGTCCTAACCCGGGTCGCCGGCGCCCCCAGCGCCTTGGTGTGCGACGTCCACCAATCGCCGATGTCGCGATGA
- the guaB gene encoding IMP dehydrogenase, translating to MQPDESVPELPAKFAPLGLTYDDVLLIPGASDVVPAEVDTSSRLTRGIRLAVPLLSSAMDTVTEARMAIAMARVGGMGVLHRNLAAEEQAGQVDLVKRSEAGMVTNPVTCSPDNSLAEVDALSARYRISGAPVVDGDGVLVGIVTNRDMRFESDQSVLVRDVMTPMPLVTAPVGVDADTALALLRKNKIEKLPLVDRAGRLRGLITVKDFVKRDQYPHATKDADGRLVVGAALGVGDDAYKRAGLLVDAGVDVLVVDTAHGHQRAVLDMVARVTADFGVQVVGGNVATRAGAQALVDAGVDAVKVGVGPGSICTTRVVAGVGVPQVTAIYEAALAARPAGVPVIADGGLQYSGDIAKALVAGADTVMIGGLFAGVEEAPGELVFVNGKQYKTYRGMGSLGAMQKRGNQSFSRDRYFADDVLSDDKLVPEGIEGQVPYRGPLAGVAHQLVGGLRASMGYAGAQTIADLQERGRLTRITSAGLVESHPHDIQMTVEAPNYRGR from the coding sequence ATGCAGCCCGATGAGTCCGTCCCCGAGCTGCCGGCGAAGTTCGCGCCGCTGGGGCTGACCTACGACGACGTCCTGCTCATCCCCGGCGCGTCCGACGTCGTCCCCGCCGAGGTGGACACCAGCAGCCGGCTCACCCGCGGCATCCGGCTGGCCGTCCCGCTGCTGTCCAGTGCGATGGACACCGTCACCGAGGCCCGGATGGCGATCGCCATGGCGCGGGTCGGCGGCATGGGCGTGCTGCACCGCAACCTGGCCGCCGAGGAGCAGGCCGGCCAGGTCGACCTGGTGAAGCGCTCGGAGGCCGGCATGGTGACCAACCCGGTCACCTGCTCGCCGGACAACAGCCTCGCCGAGGTCGACGCGCTCTCGGCGCGCTACCGCATCTCCGGGGCGCCGGTGGTCGACGGCGACGGCGTCCTGGTCGGCATCGTGACCAACCGGGACATGCGCTTCGAGAGCGACCAGTCGGTGCTGGTCCGCGACGTGATGACGCCGATGCCGCTGGTCACCGCGCCGGTGGGCGTGGACGCCGACACCGCGCTGGCCCTGCTGCGCAAGAACAAGATCGAGAAGCTGCCGCTGGTCGACCGCGCCGGCCGGCTGCGCGGGCTGATCACCGTCAAGGACTTCGTCAAGCGCGACCAGTACCCCCACGCCACCAAGGACGCCGACGGCCGCCTGGTCGTGGGTGCGGCCCTGGGGGTGGGCGACGACGCCTACAAGCGGGCCGGGCTGCTGGTCGACGCCGGCGTGGACGTGCTCGTCGTCGACACCGCGCACGGCCACCAGCGCGCGGTGCTGGACATGGTGGCGCGGGTGACGGCCGACTTCGGCGTGCAGGTCGTCGGCGGCAACGTGGCCACCCGCGCCGGGGCCCAGGCCCTGGTCGACGCCGGGGTGGACGCCGTCAAGGTCGGCGTCGGGCCGGGCTCCATCTGCACCACCCGCGTGGTCGCCGGCGTCGGCGTCCCGCAGGTCACCGCCATCTACGAGGCGGCGCTGGCCGCCCGACCGGCCGGCGTGCCGGTGATCGCCGACGGCGGCCTGCAGTACTCCGGCGACATCGCCAAGGCCCTGGTCGCCGGCGCCGACACGGTGATGATCGGCGGGCTGTTCGCCGGCGTCGAGGAGGCGCCGGGCGAGCTGGTCTTCGTCAACGGCAAGCAGTACAAGACCTACCGCGGCATGGGGTCGCTGGGCGCCATGCAGAAGCGCGGCAACCAGTCCTTCAGCCGGGACCGCTACTTCGCCGACGACGTCCTGTCCGACGACAAGCTCGTCCCCGAGGGCATCGAGGGCCAGGTGCCCTACCGCGGCCCGCTGGCCGGGGTGGCCCACCAGCTCGTCGGCGGGCTGCGCGCCTCGATGGGCTACGCGGGGGCGCAGACGATCGCTGATCTCCAGGAGCGCGGCCGGCTGACCCGGATCACCTCGGCCGGCCTGGTGGAGAGCCACCCCCACGACATCCAGATGACCGTCGAGGCACCGAACTACCGGGGGCGCTGA